The Halichondria panicea chromosome 6, odHalPani1.1, whole genome shotgun sequence genomic sequence GCAAAGGAATCACCTAAGAAGGAAAAAACAGGACCAAAGCAAACAGAACCAAAGCAACAAAGGAACTAGAAACAAATTTTTAACTGCTAGTCTGATCTGGATCCCAAGCCACTGATCCGAAGGCGGACCCCGCTGACCCCTGCCAAAATTCTTCTCTCATCTCAGTTATTCACATTTTTTTAAATAAGTCCCCTAACCGCAGCCCACCTTCTCCGCAACCACTATTTTCTTCTAACCCCGACTATTACGACTgtggtaagtacatgtatacatgtatactgtacctttgtgactatataattatacatacatatttATTACCTCTGTTTTGTTTTTTACAGATAACCATTATCCAAAGTGTAATTATGGTAATCAGCAACCAGCTGAGTCCACGATACTGCTGAGTTCACAGAGCTCCTTCAGGCCAGGCTGGACATACATGAGCTACAAGAAAGAGTGGGCATTCTTGAGCACACTCTGTGCTAGAGCGGTTTGGGCACATATCCGCATCTCAACTTTAGATGCCAAGCCCCGTCAACCACTCGTACAACCCATCTATTAACACCTCTTCACCTCAAACCCCACATAGAAACCCCACATAGATTTCTCCAACCAACCTATCGAGCCAACCTATCAAGCCATCCCAACCCCAAGCCACCTCAAACCCGCCCAGCAGCCAGACCCCAGTCCACTTCCACTGCGCGGAGAGACACTTTGGCCCAGAACAAAAAATTTCACACTGGCGTTGCGATTGGCGAAGCTGCCAGGTGTACACCAAATGGATGTAGAGACCGACCAGCTCTTCCAAGACTACGAGCTGAAGTCGGACTATTCCCAATTTACTGGTGCAATTGTGGAAATTCTTTGACAGGACTcaattaaccctttaaccgtcacgatcccgcaatagtgactttttttgcgaaattctaattctgcgatacttaggaagtagctcgaactccctgtatagaggaagagctgtagaatcacgtgcaatttagtctagaattttccaagccacgttgctatgtaaaatttcattagcaccttaccgcacgaagtttatagcattgtttacttgtgccgatgtgcttgaacagcttgaggacagcaatgggtcctctggtgatgacagtgcctatgaaggagaccAAAGGCTATCAGCTTTATGCGAACAACAACATAACGTTTGTGACTTATTGTGGCTATCTATAAATTatcagacgctgatgaactgtctgctgatgaactgtctgggactgaggacatgcatgacatggacctagacgctagcgctatgggtgaaagaccaggagagggcgactctggcaagtagtatagtatagctagaatatcaaagtataagtatagtatagctaaaatagaattagcagtaatgaacagtctttatgtgagctcaTAGAtccgtattgtacttcaaatttagatatatcttagcactgtttacattcatatgatgcgaaaatcaagcttagtcaagcctttataaggctgatccataaaaaaaaaatttttggattttatctcaccgctggccgagcatttaaaatgataaccACAAGTACTATAGTGAACATTCTAGAACATCATGTGTTTTGTTAGTAGAACATTCTagtagaacattctagaacaTTTTAGATCATGTGTTTTGTGagtagaacattctagaaaCAGGTTTTAGTATTTAAGTGTTGAGTTTCTTCGAACTGACTGTGAAAACTGAATCAATGTTATCTCTAAATCCCCGATCCCTCACATTTGGTGGCAGCGGTGGGATCGCTAGTGCGACATATTTTCCACTGACCTACAGTTCATGACTACTAGATCAGGACGACTCTACAAGATGTCTAGAAAAGATGTTACATCTCTCCGGGAGATGATGCAGCTGATGCTAGAGGACCGCAGAAAGAGAGATGAGGAGATAGCACAAGAGAGACAGAGACGAGAAGAAGAACTAGCTGCCGAGAGAGAGCAGAGAGAGGAACAAAGGCGACAACGAGAAGAAGAACTATCTGCCGAGAGAGAGCAGAGAGAGGAACAAAGGCGACAACGAGAAGAAGAACTAGCTGCCGAGAGAGAGCAGAGAGAAGAACAAAGACGTGCtgagagtgagcagagagagGAACAAAGGCGACAACGAGAGGAGGAACTTGCTAGAGACAGACAACTGCGGGAGGAGCAGTTTGCAGAGGAGCGCCACCAGTTGAAGGACCAGTTGAAGGAACAGATGGCACTGCTTCAGAGGCTTGTGATTGACAAGACAGCTCATTCCCCAACTAGCTGAAGTTGAGTCGTCTCTTAGATGCAGATGATATTGAGGCTTTTCTCATCACCTTCGAACGTAGCATGGGAGCATACGAAGTGGACAAGTCAAGATGGACAGGCCTACTTGCACCTCACGTACCGGCAATGATTCAGATCACAGAAGATGAACACTGGAGAATCGCCTAAAGACCGACTCACAGACTTAGCAACCAGATGGACAAGAGACTGTACTGACATCGCCCAAGTGATCGACCTCATGGTCAGAGAACAATTTTTAGAAGGTCTTCCCGAGGATGTACGCCTCCATGTAAGTGAACGAAAGCCAGAGACCAGTGGGGAAGCAGCTCAGTTTGCTGAGGACTACATCCAGGCTCACCGCACGTAAATTTACTAAGAGCGAAAAGACACCCCCAGGAAATTGCCCTAGATGTGGACTACTAGGTCACTGGGCCCGAGACTGCCCCAAGCCAAGACAGGAGAATACCTTTGTACCAAGACGAGAACCAACCTGTTTCAACTGCCAAAAGAAGGGACACTTCGCCAACAAGTGCCCTAGCAACCCAAATCTGTTTCGTGATGAACGAAACCATCACGAAACCATCACAAAACGCTACTTTGACGTCCTTCAACCCCAACGAAAGGATTATCCGACGAGGCCTCGTGGAAGGAAACTCGTGGAAGGAAAGCCCGTTTCAAATCTGATTTTGGACACTGGAGCTACCAGGACGCTGGTCCGGTCCGACCTCCTGCCACCCTCTATTAGGATGGAGGGTGAAGTTACAATTAGATGTGCTCATGGTGATGCTGTCACTTACCCCCTTGCAGTATCCACAGGGTCAAAAGAATTTCTGGTGCGAGCTGGAATCTCCAACACTCTCCCGGTACCAGTCTTACTTGGCCGAGATATCCCCGGACTATTTATCTCTCATTAATGGCACTACAGACCAAAATGAAGAGGACGCCTTCCTCGTCACTACTCGGGCCCAGGGCCCAGGAGAAGCGACAGCAAGAGACTGAACAAAAACtccaagaaaaagaaaaggaaTCAGGGGCAGTAGCTAAACCCCTTGAGGAGCAAATGGTGCAGACAGAGCCCCAGTGCGAACCCTTTGATAGCCTTGACGAATCCCTCTTTATCCCAGGAAGGGCCAAAGAAAAAAAAACCAGAAGTCAAAAACGACAGCAAAGGCTGGAACACGCTCGTCAAGCAGACACTCATTCTCTCGAAATAACTGCAGCTGACTTACAGAAACTACAGGGTGCCGACCCTACTCTTGAGGCTATTCGAAAGATAGCAAGTGTTTCGATAGCAAGTGGTGAATCTGGTTTGGCGGGGAACAAATTTTTCGAACGAGATGGAATATTGTATCGCAAATACATCCCCCCTGGAAGCAAAGAAGAATCTGATACACTGGACTGATACACTGGAACAATTAGTTTTACCGAGTCAATGTCGTCAAGAGGTGTTGAATCTTGCACACAATATATCCCTTGCAGGCCACCTGGCGTATCCTTCAGCGATTCCACTGCAAGAGGTGCCCGGAATGCCAGAAGGCCTCTCAGAAACGTGTGCATCGAGCCCCACTTATACCTCTACCGGTGATGGAAGCACCCTTCCAACGCATGGCCATGGATATAGTGGGACCACTACCACGAAGTCGAAGCGGGAATAAGTATATCCTTGTCATCTGTGACTATGCTACTAGATACCCCGAAGCGATTCCCCTCCGAGCGATCGATGCAGAGACTATTGCCGAGGAGCTGGTTAACTTCTTTTCGAGAGTGGGCATACCAGCATACCAGAAGAAATTCTGACAGATCAGGGTTCGAACTTCACATCCAAACTGTTAGCTGAAGTGTACCGGCTTCTCCATATCAAGCCAATTTGTACCAGTCCGTATCATCCTCAAACAGATGGACTTGTCGAAAGATTCAACCAAACTCTCAAAGCTATATTAAGGAAAACGGCTAAAGAAGAAGGCAAAGACTGGGATCGGCTAGTACCCTAAAGTTCCACAAGCTTCTACAGGATTCTCTCCATTTGAACTCTTGTATAGAAGGGTCCGAGAAACATGGGAAGCGAGCCCTAAAACTGACGAAAGTGTTGTCTCATACATCCTATTGATTCAAGAGAAACTGGCAAAATTGAGTGAACTTGTGCAGCAGAATCTCCAAAGAGCACAGAAGGATCAGAAGACCTGGTATGACCGACATGCCAGGACCCGAGAATTTAAGTTTGGTGATGAAGTCCTTGTACTACTGCCTACATCAACCAGCAAACTGTTAGCTGAATGGCAAGGTCTTACTCCATCATCAAACTAGTTGGCAAAGTCACCTACGAAGTTGATATGCACGATCGACGAAAGCGAAAGAGAGTGTTTCATGTCAACATGCTCATGCTCAAGAAATGGGAAACTCCAACTGATGTTGCAATGTTCAATGACGAGGTTGACCCAAGCGACGAAATCGTTTTATGGAGAGATGCAACAGAAAATCAGCAGCCTTACCCCAACTCAGCTTCAAGAACTACATCATACTCTGCAATCATTCAGCGACGTAGCGAACCTGGAAGGACTACTGTTGCAGAGCATCACATTGAAGTGGGTGACGCAAGACCGATTCGCCTACCGCCGTATCGATTGCCACACGCATATCTCGTGAAACCGTACTTACTGAGCTCAAAGATATGGAACAGACAGGTATTATCGAGCGCTCATCAAGTAATTGGGCAGCACCAATCGTCCTTGTGAAAAAGAAAGATGGTTCTTTACGCATGTGTGTTGATTATCGTCGTCTCAATGCCATTTCACCATCAGATGCCTACCCGATGCCTCGTGTCGACGACCTTATTGATAGACTTGGAGGTTATCAAGAGGGTACTGGCAAGTACCTGTAGACACTAAGTCACGTCACCTGACAGCATTTACAACTCTGTTTCAGTTTAAAGTGATGCCCTTTGGACTGCATGGAGCCCCAGCCACCTTCCAACGAATGATGGATCGCCTATTATGGGATGTACCAGAATTTGCTGCAGCATACCTTGATGATCTCATCATCCACAGCACAACTTGGGAGGAACACCTCAGACATGTCCGAATGATATTCGAGAAACTCCGCTCAGCTGGGTTGACAATCAAACCAAAAAAATGCCAGTTGGGAATGACTAAATGTGTATATCTTGGTCATGTTGTCGGAGGAGGAAGAGTGTCATTCAAAAATCGTCTACAAGTTTCAAGTTGCCTATTATTTTCCAAttactgtctcattagcagagCAGCAGAGttagttcgctcaaacagctcaatttttgtgtccacacacacaccaatcactctacccctgctgcgcaCACACGTGGTAATTACAAGTACCATGtgagctcataattatagcactttgtacaggtacagctagctagctacagtaaAACCTGTTTCAATGACCACTCTGATCATACCTATGCTGATGGTTTTCACTTCACACGCTAATTTGAGACGAGTGGTCTATAATGAAGGCCGCGATTCATTATGTTGTGTACATTATGTTGTGTACATGATGTCagtggcaataattattatatttatatGTGTAGAATTGGATTAGCAGAGATCTCAGCGCAAAGGCGATAGCCCAAGAGTAGGTGGCCACTAAAGAAAGGCTGTGCATGCTGAAAGTCAGTACTTAATCTGGGTGCTATATTACGTTGCTACTATAGATAGCAATAATTaatataccccccccccccccccccgacgTTATACATCATCTGTTTCATGGgctgcaataataatttatagataCCCACAATAAGTCACAAACGTTATGTTGTTGTTCGCACTTGTGAAATGTGTATGTATAcgctgtacataattatatttttttACACTCAGATGCAGTAAGTCAGAGAGTGACAAGGAGCAACTTGTACACTATCTATTTTTTTACTATTATgaagttattattatgaagTTACAGTGATGTGCAGATGATGCAAAATACATGTAACCAAATAAGTGTGCAATAAATAAAATAGAAGTAACCTAGAAGTAACCAAGTAAGTCAAACAGTTTAACAGTGTAAAACAATGTGActttaaaaaataattgttagCAGTTAGTGAAGTGCAGttagtgaagtgaaatgtctgtaaattctctatcagGTGCCTAGCAACCGTATAccgcccatacaacaaggatgTGTTGCTGTGAGGGATGGGGGATTTAGAGTACTTGATTGATTCAGTTTTCACAGTCAGTTCAAAGGCACTCAACAAATACAAAACTCAACACTTAAATACTAAACCTGCTCACAAAACACATTATCTAAAAATAAAtgttctagaatgttctactAACAAAACACATGATGTTCTAGAATGTTCACTACAGTACTTGTGGTTTACCACATGATTAGCAATGTCCTGTGAGGCCTTGTCCTCACACTCCTCCGTCCTTCTCCGGCGACAAAGTTGTCGCGTTTGGATTATGAGCACGTGACAGTCCGTCAGCATTTGCATTAGCCCTTCCCGCTCGATGGCGAACAGTGAATGAATATGACTGCAGTTCTAAACTCCATCGTGTTAAACGAGCGTTTGTATCGTTGAGTCGGTTGAGCCACTCGAGGGAACGATGATCTGTTTGAACAGTAAATGGTTTCCCCCCAAGTAGGTACACTTTGAATGCCAGACACTCTTTCTCCACAGTGGAATAACGCTTGCGGCTGTAGTAGGCAACAGGGTGCTCTGATCCCTCATCAGATAACTGGCTGAGTACGGCTCCAATACCACGATCAGTTTGTACAATAAACAGACGGTCAAAGTCAGGGTTCTTCAGTATAGTATAGGGGATgaacacaaaacacaacaatccCTTGAGAGTCTGAAATGCTTCCGGTGTCCAATAAGACTTATTGGGTGCATTTTCCCGAGTGAGATCAGTCAAGGATGCTGCGATAGTGGCGAAATTAGGGATGAATTTTCTGTAGTAACCTGTGAGTCCGAGAAAAGCTCTAACTTGTTTCTTCGCCTTTGGTTCGGTGGTTCGGGAAAGTTCTTTACACTCTTCTGATCGTagctttatagattcacaaAATTATATCTGTGCGATGAAGTTTGATTAAATACGGTTTGAATCGGGTCATGATTATACTCACCGCTGTTTCAAGACGGCACCCTAGGAACAGTCTGCAATTCAAAGAAATATTgaaatgtgggtgtggtgtggtttATCAACAACATTTTCTTGTTTTTTATAACCCATAGTAACTGTTTTGATATTCATTAC encodes the following:
- the LOC135337249 gene encoding uncharacterized protein LOC135337249 encodes the protein MSRKDVTSLREMMQLMLEDRRKRDEEIAQERQRREEELAAEREQREEQRRQREEELSAEREQREEQRRQREEELAAEREQREEQRRAESEQREEQRRQREEELARDRQLREEQFAEERHQLKDQLKEQMALLQRLVIDKTAHSPTS